GTCTGCATCAGGCCGCGATAGCGGTACTGGCTGGCCAGCGTCACGTTGGCGCTCAACGTGAAATCGGATTGCGTGGATTGCGGGGCGGGCGCCTGCTCGGCATGCGACGGCGCGGCCAGCGCGATCAGCGCCAGGGCGGCCAGGGTGTTGCGGGACATCGGAATGCTCCATGCGTTGAACGGATCGCAACGATAGGAGAAGCCGCATAAACGCCGAGACAAGAGTGGCGCCGCGCGCGTAAACGCGCCGTCAATGCCGAGTCCGGCGAGGGTCAGCCGGCGAAGCGGTAGCCGACGCCGATCTCGGTGAGCAGGTACGCGGGCTGGGCGGGATCGGCTTCCAGCTTCTGGCGCAGGTGCCCCATATAGATGCGCAGGTAGTGGTTGCTCTCCACATGCGAGGGGCCCCAGACCTCGCGCAGCAGTTCGCGGTGCGTCATGACCTTGCCGCGATGCGCCAGCAGGGCGGCCAGCAGGCGATACTCCATCGCCGTCAGGTGCACATGCTGGCCGTTGCGCTCGACCACGCGCTTGGCGAAATCCACGCGCACGTCGCCGAAGCTGATCTCCGACGCGTTGCCCGCGCCGCCCCGGGCGTGCCGCCGCAGCAGCACGCGCAGCCGCGCCAGCAGCTCGCTGACGCCGAAGGGCTTGGTCAGGTAGTCATCCGCGCCGGCGTCCAGCGCCGCCACCTTGTCGGCCTCGGCGCTGCGCGCCGACAGCACCAGCACCGGCACCTCGGTCCAGCCGCGCAGTTCGCGGATCAGCGTCATGCCGTCCTCGTCGGGCAGGCCCAGGTCCAGCACAATGGCGTCGGGTTGGCGGGTGCCGGCCTCGATCAGGCCGCGCTTGACGGTGTCGGCCTCATGGACCGTGCAGCCCTCGCTTTCCAGGGCCTGGCGCACGAAGCGCCGGATGTAGTCGTCGTCCTCGATGATGAGCACGGTGGGCTGGTAGTCGAACATGCGTGGCGGGACTCAGGGAGTTTCGGGTTGGATGGCGGGCGGTTCGCCCAGCGGCAGCGTGAAGACGAATTGCGCGCCGCTGGGCCGGCCCGGCGCGTGCTCGACCCAGATGCGGCCATGGTGGGCGGTGACGATGGCTTCGCACACCGCCAGGCCCAGGCCCACGCCCGGCGTGGCGGATTCGCGTTCGCCGCGAGTGAATTTCTGGAAGATCCGGCGTTCGGCGCCGGCGGCCACGCCGGGGCCATTGTCGCAGACCGAGATGCGCAGTTCCTTGTCCTGCACGGTCGCGCCCAGCTGGATGGCGCTGCCAGCCGGCGTGTACTTGGCCGCGTTTTCCAGCAGGTTGCAGAGCACGCGCTCGATCAGCACGCCGTCGCATTCCACCAGCGGCAGCTGGGACAGGCTGGACACCGTCACCTGGTGCGCGGCCAGTGGTTCGCGCATGGCCGCCAGCGCCGCGCCCACCAGTTCCTCTACCGACTGCCATTCCAGCCGCAGCGGCGTGTCGCCGCTTTGCAGCCGGGCCATGTCCAGCAGGTTGGCCACCAGCGCATGCATGCGCTGGGCCTGGTCGCGCATTGCGCGGATGGTGTCCTGCACATCGGCCGGCAGCGCCGCCTGCTGGCGCGCCAGGGTATCGGTCATGCCGACCAGGCTGGTCAACGGCGTGCGCAGGTCGTGCGACACGGCGGCCAGCAGCGAGTTGCGCAGCTTCTCGGATTCCATGCTGACCAGCGCCTGTTGCGCCACCTCGACATAATGCAGGCGCTCGAGCGCGATGGCGATCAGCGTGGCGTAGGCCTCGATCTGCCGCCGCGACTCTGGATTGGAGAACAGGCTGCGGCGCGGCGCGGCCAGCGCCAGGACGCCGCGGGTGCGCATGGGGGCCTTCAGCGGCAGGTAGAGCAGCTCGCTGTTGGACAGGGTGGCGGTGCCGGCGCCGGCGGGCTGGCCATGGTCATAGACCCATTGCGCCAGCGCCGACTCCAGCGGTGGCATGTCGTCGGCGGCGGGCGAGGCCAGCTTGAGCCGGTCGTCCAATCCCAGGATGTACAGCGCGCAGCGCGAGCCGAACGTGGCGTGGACAAACAGGCCGGCCGAGGCCACGATCTGCTCGGGCAGCAGGGCCGACGACAGCTCGCGCGCGAATTCATACAGGCTGCGGGCGTCGGCCTCGCGCTTGACCGAGACCTGGGCCTGCAGGCGCAGCCCGGCGGTGAGTTGGCCGATCAACAGGCCCACCGCCAGCAGCACGCCGAAGGTCAGCAGGTACTGCACGTCCGACACCGCGAAGGACGCCAGCGGCTGCACGAAGAAAAAATCGAACAGACCCACGCTGACCACCGAGGCCAGCGCCGCCGGCCCGCGGCCGTGCCTGACGGCCACCGCCACCACCGCCAGCAGGAACAGCATGACGATATTGGTCTGGTGCAGCGCCGGAAAGGCCAGCGCCGACAGCGCCGTGGCGATGGCGCAGTAGCACAGCGCCCAGGCATAGCCGGCCAGGGGGCGGCCGCCGCGTTCGTCCGCCGCCTGGCGCGCGCGCTGGCCCAGGGTCAGCGGATCGCGTCCCGGCGCCGCGCTGGCGGGCAGCGGCGGCGCGCCCAGCCGGATCACGTCGATCTCCGGGCAGCCGGCGGCCAGCATGTCGGCGAAGCTGTGGCGGCGCCACAGCCAGCCCGGCGACAGGGCTGCGTTGAGCAGGGCGGACGCCGACAGCCGCAACCGCAGCAGGCCGCTGGCGCGGGTGCGGCCGACGACGGCCTTGGTGATGTTGTGGCGGCGCACGTAGCGGACCATGGCTTCGACCATGTCGCCGCCGGCCAGCGTCTCGGCGCGCGCGCCCAGCGTGTCGGCAAGCGCCATCGCGCGCTGCAGCCGCTCCTGGGCGCTTTGCGGCGCGGGCGCGGCGCGCGCCGTGTCGACCGTCACCACGTGCAGATCGCATTCCAGCTGCTGGCTCAGGCGGTGGGCGCTGCGGATGACGTACTCGGCGTCCTCGTCGGCGCCGATGCAGGCGACCACGGCCTCGCGCGTGCGCCAGACCGGCTCGATCGCGCGGTCGCGGCGATAGGCCTGCACGTCGTCGTCCACGTGGTCGGCGGTGCGGCGCAGCGCCAGTTCGCGCAGCGCGATCAGGTTGCCCTTGCGGAAGAAGTTGCGGGTGGCGTGACGCGCCTGCTCGGGCAGGTAGACCTTGCCTTCCTTCAATCGGCGCAGCAGCTCGTCGGCCGACAGGTCCACCAGGATGACTTCGTCGGCGCCGTCGAAGACCTCGTCGGGCACCGTTTCCCAGACCCGCACGCCGGTGATGCT
The Achromobacter sp. AONIH1 DNA segment above includes these coding regions:
- the kdpE gene encoding two-component system response regulator KdpE; the protein is MFDYQPTVLIIEDDDYIRRFVRQALESEGCTVHEADTVKRGLIEAGTRQPDAIVLDLGLPDEDGMTLIRELRGWTEVPVLVLSARSAEADKVAALDAGADDYLTKPFGVSELLARLRVLLRRHARGGAGNASEISFGDVRVDFAKRVVERNGQHVHLTAMEYRLLAALLAHRGKVMTHRELLREVWGPSHVESNHYLRIYMGHLRQKLEADPAQPAYLLTEIGVGYRFAG
- a CDS encoding sensor histidine kinase KdpD gives rise to the protein MADTADERPDPDALLKTLDDAARQAVRGKLRVYFGASAGVGKTYAMLVAARAQAAQGVDVLAGIVETHGRRETAALLDGIPTLPLKDVAYRGHVLKEFDLDGALTRHPALALVDELAHSNAPGSRHAKRWQDIEEMLAAGIDVWTTLNVQHLDSLNEAVGSITGVRVWETVPDEVFDGADEVILVDLSADELLRRLKEGKVYLPEQARHATRNFFRKGNLIALRELALRRTADHVDDDVQAYRRDRAIEPVWRTREAVVACIGADEDAEYVIRSAHRLSQQLECDLHVVTVDTARAAPAPQSAQERLQRAMALADTLGARAETLAGGDMVEAMVRYVRRHNITKAVVGRTRASGLLRLRLSASALLNAALSPGWLWRRHSFADMLAAGCPEIDVIRLGAPPLPASAAPGRDPLTLGQRARQAADERGGRPLAGYAWALCYCAIATALSALAFPALHQTNIVMLFLLAVVAVAVRHGRGPAALASVVSVGLFDFFFVQPLASFAVSDVQYLLTFGVLLAVGLLIGQLTAGLRLQAQVSVKREADARSLYEFARELSSALLPEQIVASAGLFVHATFGSRCALYILGLDDRLKLASPAADDMPPLESALAQWVYDHGQPAGAGTATLSNSELLYLPLKAPMRTRGVLALAAPRRSLFSNPESRRQIEAYATLIAIALERLHYVEVAQQALVSMESEKLRNSLLAAVSHDLRTPLTSLVGMTDTLARQQAALPADVQDTIRAMRDQAQRMHALVANLLDMARLQSGDTPLRLEWQSVEELVGAALAAMREPLAAHQVTVSSLSQLPLVECDGVLIERVLCNLLENAAKYTPAGSAIQLGATVQDKELRISVCDNGPGVAAGAERRIFQKFTRGERESATPGVGLGLAVCEAIVTAHHGRIWVEHAPGRPSGAQFVFTLPLGEPPAIQPETP